The following proteins are co-located in the Mesorhizobium australicum WSM2073 genome:
- a CDS encoding glucan ABC transporter ATP-binding protein/ permease, translated as MSLLQIYWRALGYLAADKKRVALICSANVALAAIAILEPIMFGRVIDAISAHGSVFSTLAVWAGLGAFNVMAFVLVARGADRFAHARRSEVLCQSFERVITMPLAWHHQRGTSNALHTLLRAVETLFSLWLEFMRQHLSTAVALVLLVPTALSMDVRMSMVLLVLGVLYVGIGRLVMKRTKEGQAAVERHYHKVFAHVTDSVSNVAVLQSYNRLGYEAEALRGYVKNLLDAQNPVLDWWAIANALNRLSSTISMMVVLLIGAYLVTHGQLRIGDVIAFTGFATLLISRLDQMSAFANQISEARAKLEDFYKLEDSAADTAEPDGLRDLANVTGHVRFEDVSFEFANSGQGVSDVSFEVQAGQTVAIVGPTGAGKTTLINLLQRVFSPSSGRILIDGIDTRTVTRKSLRHSIATVFQDAGLLNRSIEDNIRVGRADATNDEIHAAATAAAAQDFILAKSNGYDTVVGERGGQLSGGERQRIAIARAVLKDAPILVLDEATSALDVETEDRVKEAIDELRRDRTTFIIAHRLTTVRDADLVVFMDKGRVVEMGGFAELSLRNGRFASLLRAGGLLNDEEVRRLSRSVQGEAA; from the coding sequence GTGTCACTTCTGCAGATCTATTGGAGAGCGCTGGGGTATCTGGCTGCCGACAAGAAGCGCGTCGCGCTGATCTGTTCGGCCAACGTCGCTCTTGCAGCCATCGCGATCCTTGAGCCGATCATGTTCGGCCGGGTCATCGACGCGATTTCCGCGCACGGTTCGGTTTTCTCCACGCTCGCCGTGTGGGCCGGCCTCGGCGCCTTCAATGTCATGGCTTTCGTCCTGGTAGCGCGCGGCGCCGACCGGTTCGCGCACGCCCGGCGCAGCGAAGTGCTCTGTCAGTCGTTCGAGCGCGTCATCACCATGCCGCTCGCCTGGCATCATCAGCGTGGCACCTCGAATGCCCTCCACACGCTGCTGCGCGCCGTCGAGACTCTGTTCAGCCTCTGGCTTGAATTCATGCGCCAGCACTTGTCGACCGCTGTCGCGCTCGTTCTGCTGGTTCCGACGGCGCTCAGCATGGATGTGCGCATGTCGATGGTTCTGCTCGTGCTCGGCGTGCTCTATGTCGGCATCGGCCGCCTGGTGATGAAGCGCACCAAGGAAGGCCAAGCTGCGGTCGAGCGCCACTATCACAAGGTATTCGCGCATGTGACGGACTCGGTGAGCAACGTCGCCGTGCTGCAGAGCTACAACCGTCTCGGCTACGAGGCCGAGGCGCTGCGTGGCTACGTCAAGAACCTGCTCGACGCGCAGAACCCGGTGCTCGACTGGTGGGCTATCGCCAATGCGCTCAATCGGCTGTCGTCGACGATCTCGATGATGGTGGTGCTTCTGATCGGCGCTTACCTGGTCACTCATGGCCAGCTGCGCATCGGTGACGTCATCGCCTTCACCGGCTTCGCCACGCTGCTGATCTCACGGCTCGATCAGATGTCGGCTTTCGCGAACCAGATTTCGGAAGCTCGCGCCAAGCTCGAGGATTTCTACAAGCTCGAGGACTCGGCCGCCGATACCGCCGAGCCGGATGGTCTGCGCGACCTTGCCAACGTCACCGGCCATGTTCGTTTCGAGGATGTCAGCTTCGAGTTCGCCAATTCGGGGCAGGGCGTCAGCGACGTGTCCTTCGAGGTGCAGGCCGGCCAGACCGTCGCCATCGTCGGACCGACGGGTGCGGGCAAGACCACGCTCATCAACTTGCTGCAGCGCGTCTTCTCGCCGTCCAGTGGCCGTATCCTGATCGACGGCATCGATACCCGCACGGTGACCCGCAAGTCGCTGCGCCATTCGATCGCCACCGTGTTCCAGGACGCCGGGCTTTTGAACCGCTCGATCGAGGACAACATCCGCGTCGGCCGCGCCGATGCGACCAACGACGAGATCCATGCCGCCGCCACCGCGGCCGCGGCGCAGGATTTCATCCTGGCCAAGAGCAATGGCTACGACACGGTGGTCGGCGAACGTGGCGGCCAGCTCTCGGGCGGCGAGCGCCAGCGCATCGCCATTGCCCGTGCCGTGCTGAAGGATGCCCCGATCCTGGTGCTCGACGAGGCGACCAGCGCACTCGACGTCGAGACCGAGGACCGCGTCAAGGAAGCGATCGACGAATTGCGCCGCGACCGCACCACTTTCATCATCGCCCACCGCCTGACCACCGTCCGCGACGCCGATCTGGTCGTGTTCATGGACAAGGGCAGGGTGGTCGAGATGGGTGGCTTTGCCGAACTGTCGCTGCGCAACGGCCGCTTCGCCAGCCTGCTGCGCGCCGGCGGCCTGCTCAACGACGAGGAAGTCCGGCGCCTCAGCCGGTCGGTGCAGGGCGAGGCCGCCTGA